From the Theropithecus gelada isolate Dixy chromosome 16, Tgel_1.0, whole genome shotgun sequence genome, the window aaaattaggcagacttggtggtgggcacctgtagtcccagctacttgggaggctgaggcaggagaatggcgtgaacccgggaggcggagcttgcggtaagctgagatcaggccactgcactccagcctgggcgacagagcgagattccgtctcaaaaaaaaaaaaaggattgtgaCTTTCTTTATGATGTTAATGCCATATTGCTCTACTGATATGATAATGTACTttaatttttgccattttcttcttCGTCCTTGTCTAAGTTTTGCTTCTAACTAAAGTCCTTAACTCTTTGGCCATTTGATATTATTTGGTTATGGAATGGCAATTGTCTCGAAAACATGAGAAACTGTGATAAGTTTGTACTTCCAAAGGGAAAGCAGTTGctaaagaacagagaaaacaacCAGAGGTCTGCCTTGGAGCTAGGCTGCCTTGGGTAAGACATTCACTCGTCATGGGGAGATGAGAGGCTGCTCTAAACACGGCAACACAAGCTGTAGAGACAACACAGATAACATTTCTTGACAATCTGCTTCGCCTATCCCAGACAAGTGTGGACAGTAATTGGTATTTAAGTATAAATGCATTACTATGGCAATTAtactaataaaaatgagaaatctaCCAATATTTCTCGCTTTACCTTCCTGCTGTCTACCCATGAGCTGAGTGGCTCCCCCATCATTTGCAATGACTTTCCACTGCATCTATGCTTCACCTTGACAGGCTTGGCATTACTGCTTACTGCACTCCTGCCCGTATTTTATGATCCTTCATGATTATTATCATTACTGAAAAGGatattatttccccattttagaacatctataatttttttggtCCTTTCCTTAggataatttttattctattcactCCTGTATTTTGctcaagtatatatttttttcatgtggaAGTGACATCAGGCAGAACAAGCAAAGCCGTGGAAGTGACATCAGGCAGAACAAGCAAAGCCATGTGGCTACAGGAGACATACGTTTTGCTTGCCTGAATATGACCAAGCTTACCTGAGATACAAGAAGCCTGTAGAGTCTAAGCATATCCCAAGAGTGCGTTCTTAGCTCACAGCTTAAAATTACAGCCTGAGTCCTTCTCCTTTACAACTCTACCATTGCCTACCATTCAAACCCTTACTCAACTCCTCCCTGACTCTTCCCCaaagaggatatttccttgtccaTGTGTGGCTCCACCTTTGACTAAGAGCTTCCTCATTTGCCTATGACTTTCATGTCATTAACATAGAGGTGATGGGATGAGGCCAGCGAAGTTTAAACTCCGCCACATTTGGTCAACAACAACTGTTTCTTAGCTCGTCTCACTCTTGTCCTTATAAGAATGTAaacattttcctatattttcctcCTCTTCATTTCATGGGTCTGTGACTTGTACATCTTCCCTGTACTGACTTAACTCATTCTATtattaaatgtgtgtatatatctattcCTTACGTCTTACTCTTCTCCAAGACGGAAAGTTCTCCTCTGATCAATACTACCCAACATAATCTGTctcctttgctctttcttcttatttccaAGATTAGATGGTGAGCTCCTTGTAGGAAGCTCCTGTGCCTCCCAAATCTTGATGTGATCTCCAGAGCCCAACAGTGCAATGAACATGACAGATAATCAATCATTTTATTGATTGAATACGAAACTTTTGTTAGTTAAATACAGTGAgttatcttcttttgaaaaatttatgaAGTCCTTTCTATAGTATAGGCATTAGattatatttacaaaatcagCTTTCTGTCCTGGTCATGGAGGAACCCAAACTTGTCTTTATCTTGAGAGAAATAATGCTAAAAAATAAACTGACAACCAATGctcaaaaataattgaaaaaagaaaacagaatttctgatgttaagataatatttattgaagaacaGTTAATATGTAATTTTGAAGGTCAAGTCAAGCATAACAATCAGAGACTTAGAGGTTTAGTCCAGCTGCATCATGCATCTGAGGTCTGAATACTGGAAAGAGATCCACGGGAAAAATGAGTGGTATGAAATGTAGATGGATGCCCTTTCACCAGTTGCTTAGTGGAATAACAGGATAATAAAGCTGGTGGCCATTTAACACATGGACAAGTTGGTATAAATGACACTTTCATATTGGTGTGATGGTGGCTGGCTCATGGTTGATATTCCAATATGAGGTTCAATAAGAGGATCcacagcagctggggcggcagcaaGTTGTACGGCAGCAGGTGGTCTGACAGCAGAGTGGGCGGCAGCAGCTGGACACACCACAGCTGGGGCGGCAGGTGGTCTGACAGCAGACAGGGCGGCAGCAGCTGGACACACCACAGCTGGGGCGGCAGGTGGTCTGACAGCAGACTGGGCGGCAGCAGCTGGACACACCACAGCTGGGGTGGCAGGTGGTCTGACAGCAGACTGGGCGGCAGCAGCTGGGGCGACAGCAAGTGGTCTGGCAGCAGGTAGTCTGACAGCAGGATGGGCGGTAGCAGCTGGATACAACacagctggggcggcagcaggtggtctggcagcagctggggcggcagcaggtCTCTTGGCAGAGGCCTTGATCACAGCCCTGTTCAGAGCAGGCAGAGCCACAACAAGAGTTAACCATGGTGTCAGAGGGTGGAGGTTCTGGGTAGGTTTCCAAGACTGTGAGTTTTTCGAATGTGGGAGTCCCCTTATCCCATGTCCACTTTTATACTCAGCCAAGGAGCTGCTGTCACCACATAAAAgctatttccttgtttttgtttatcttaaTAGATAGGCAATTATGAAATTGGTTaattgtgggaaaaaaatctgtataaaaGGTGGAAtgcaattttattctttctctgtgttaggATTTGGCCAATCCagtctttcctcctcctcttgtcTTCTTCTATGTGTCACCTAATTTCAAATGCTTGTAATCTTACTCATCCAGCCGATTGTCAGGTGACAGATCACTTAGAACTCAGCATTCTGTGTGTCATCCTGGAAACTGTGTGTATCACAGCAGTCCTCAAATGGGATGatgtttcttgttttctgaagattcttctgagaaaaataaactgtgaaatgactagaagaaaacagcagaaattgTCTTAAAATATTAGAAGTGGAGTGGATTTTCTAATACAGAAAAACTTAATAGCAATGAAGACAAGGATTGAAAAAAtttgcaacagaaaaaaatttaaatgcctgattgaaaaagaagaaggctAAAGAGCAagctgaaaataaattataataccttagccaatctaaaaataaatgagctaattTTCTTAATGTATGAATACCTCTTACaactcaatgagaaaaaaaaagccaacaaccAAACAGAAAATTGAGTAAAGGATATTAACAGTCAtttcactgaaaaaaagaaatttaaatgccTTTTGAGCTTCTGAAAGATGTTTAGTCTCACTCataatttaaggttttttttaaattattatacttcaagttctagggtacatgtgcacaatgtgcaggtttgttacatatgtatacatgtgctatgttggtgtgctgcaccctttaactcgtcatttacgttaggtatacctcctaatgctatccctctgcccgcccccacaataggccccaatgtgtgatgttccccttcctgtgtccaagtgatctcattgttcagttcccacctatgagtgagaacatgcggtgtttggttttctgttcttgcgacagtttgctgagaatgatggtttccagctgcatccatgtccctacaaaggacacgaaactcatccttttttatgactgcatagtattccatggtgtatatgtgccacattttcttaatccagtctgtcactggtggacattggagttgattccaagtcgttgctattgtgaatagtgccacaataaacatgcgtgtgcatgtgtctttagagcagcgtgatttataatcttttcggtatatacccagtaatgggatggctgggtcaaatggtatttctagttctagatccttgaggaatcgccacactgttttccacaatggttgaactagtttacagtcccaccaacagtgtaaaagtgttcctatttctccacatcctctccagcacctgttgtttcctgactttttaatgattgccattctaattggtgtgagacagtatctcattgtggttttgatttgcatttctctgatggccagtgatgatgagcattttttcatgtgtctgttggctgtatgaatgtcttcttttgagaaatgtctgttcatatcctttgcccactttttgatggggttgtttgttttttacttgtaaatttgtttgagtgctttgtaggttctggatattagccctttgtcagatgagtagattgcaaaaattttctcccattctgtaggttgcctgttcactctgatggtagtt encodes:
- the LOC112609201 gene encoding keratin-associated protein 4-1 — translated: MVNSCCGSACSEQGCDQGLCQETCCRPSCCQTTCCRPSCVVSSCYRPSCCQTTCCQTTCCRPSCCRPVCCQTTCHPSCGVSSCCRPVCCQTTCRPSCGVSSCCRPVCCQTTCRPSCGVSSCCRPLCCQTTCCRTTCCRPSCCGSSYCCPSCCSFSSCRPSCSVVALAAVYQAAAALSAARPPAIEQPAATPSAVAIMIIQCPALGP